In Ipomoea triloba cultivar NCNSP0323 chromosome 7, ASM357664v1, a single genomic region encodes these proteins:
- the LOC116025605 gene encoding uncharacterized protein LOC116025605, protein MNMERIFVMIEDIEDLFTMNWLDVSIIQVFIRYLYQLCKKSKVSSIGFMCPTQISKANVDMNLEAVIAYLRNTISELQDKTFILAPYHQVNHWLLLVICTSSRMVYVLDPMQCDRDLEIKSVLNMVFRTFTNQRGARARCRVDWKNIKCPCQPGNSECGYYVMRYMYDICTKYFASTLLDEAFQETKTYSDKEIDEIRNKWAQYFLNECV, encoded by the exons ATGAACATGGAACGCATTTTTGTGATGATAGAGGACATTGAAGACTTGTTCACAATGAACTGGCTTGATGTATCTATAATACAAGTCTTTATAAG GTATCTTTATCAGTTGTGCAAGAAATCTAAAGTTAGCTCAATTGGGTTTATGTGTCCAACACAAATATCAAAAGCTAATGTTGACATGAATCTGGAAGCTGTTATAGCATATCTTCGTAATACCATATCCGAACTTCAAGATAAGACATTCATTTTAGCACCATACCATCAAGT AAATCATTGGTTGTTGCTAGTGATTTGTACTAGTTCAAGAATGGTATACGTCTTAGATCCTATGCAATGTGACCGTGACCTAGAAATAAAGTCCGTGTTGAATAT GGTATTCCGAACTTTTACAAATCAACGGGGAGCAAGAGCAAGATGTCGTGTCGATTGGAAGAATATTAAG TGTCCTTGTCAGCCAGGAAATTCTGAGTGTGGATACTATGTTATGAGGTATATGTATGACATATGCACAAAATATTTTGCCAGCACTTTGTTGGATGAG GCATTTCAAGAAACTAAAACGTATTCCGATAAGGAAATAGATGAGATACGCAACAAGTGGGCGCAATATTTTCTAAACGAGTGTGTATAg
- the LOC116025604 gene encoding uncharacterized protein LOC116025604: protein MAFLQDSLTKFQKQQEKCQSTLSSIAAKAGTSRPTPSKSSNSSANAKPPAPAVKFSNDTERLQHINTIRKSPVGAQIKRVINLLLDTRQAFTPEQINEQCYVDINANKAVFDSLRNNPKVHYDGRRFSYKAKHDLKNKDQLLTLIRRYGEGIPIIDLKDAYPTVMEDLQSLKAAGQVWLLSNFDSQEDIAYPNDPKVRTNKVDEDIKQLFLEIELPRDMLDIEKDLLKNGMKPATNTAKRRAMAQVHGMANKPKTKKKKHEISKRTKLTNAHLPELFANLKSSS from the exons ATGGCCTTTTTGCAAGACAGCTTGACTAAGTTCCAGAAGCAACAAGAGAAGTGCCAATCAACCCTTTCCAGTATTGCAGCCAAAGCAGGAACTTCTAGGCCAACTCCTTCAAAGTCTTCCAATTCTTCTGCAAATGCAAAACCTCCTGCCCCTGCAGTTAAATTTTCTAATGACACAGAAAGACTCCAACACATTAACACCATTAGGAAATCCCCAGTGGGAGCCCAGATCAAACGGGTTATAAACTTGTTATTAGAT ACAAGACAAGCTTTTACTCCGGAACAAATAAATGAACAATGCTATGTTGATATCAATGCAAACAAGGCTGTATTTGACAGTTTGAGAAACAATCCTAAGGTCCATTACGATGGCAGACGATTCTCTTACAAG GCCAAGCATGATCTGAAAAACAAGGATCAATTACTGACCTTAATACGGAGATATGGTGAGGGTATCCCTATCATTGATCTCAAGGATGCATACCCAACTGTCATGGAGGACCTGCAA TCTCTGAAGGCCGCTGGACAAGTGTGGCTGCTGTCAAATTTCGACTCTCAGGAGGACATTGCCTATCCAAATGACCCCAAAGTCCGCACCAACAAGGTCGATGAAGATATCAAACAGCTCTTCCTGGAAATCGAACTGCCCCGTGACATGCTCGACATTGAAAAAGATCTCCTGAAAAACGGAATGAAGCCCGCTACAAACACTGCAAAGAGGAGGGCAATGGCACAGGTCCACGGCATGGCCAACAAGCCCAAaaccaagaagaagaagcacGAAATCAGCAAGAGGACCAAGCTTACAAATGCTCATCTTCCAGAGCTCTTTGCAAACCTCAAATCCTCTAGTTAA